In Aedes albopictus strain Foshan chromosome 3, AalbF5, whole genome shotgun sequence, the following are encoded in one genomic region:
- the LOC109415890 gene encoding procathepsin L-like yields MKCVLILLVIAVAVFAAPSEGEEDAWTSFKGRHGKRYNGTEEHRRRGNFNINKARIDSHNRRHDHGGASFRMGTNKYSDMTPEEFAQTMNGFKHGGAADQRTRQARVTVEATAVTSIDWRTKGAVTPVKDQGRCGSCYSFSALGALEGQNFNKTGKLVNLSEQNIVDCTLSYGNNGCNGGSMTTVFKYVKANNGVDTTATYPYKGVVAATCGFNAANVGATATGYVLLPVSEASLQTAVATIGPVSVAIDASQPSFQQYKSGIYYDPLCTSTKLTHGVLVVGFGTANGTDYWLVKNSWGTSWGEQGYFRLARNQNNHCGVASYASYPTV; encoded by the exons ATGAAGTGTGTTTTGATCCTGTTGGTGATCGCTGTTGCGGTGTTTGCCGCTCCAAGCGAGGGAGAGGAGGACGCATGGACATCGTTTAAG GGCCGTCATGGAAAACGGTACAACGGCACCGAGGAACACCGTCGTCGGGGTAACTTCAATATCAACAAAGCCAGAATCGATAGCCACAACAGGCGTCATGATCATGGTGGTGCATCGTTCCGCATGGGAACCAACAAGTACTCCGATATGACCCCGGAAGAGTTCGCGCAAACGATGAATGGCTTCAAGCACGGTGGTGCAGC TGACCAAAGAACCAGACAAGCACGAGTTACTGTTGAAGCAACTGCAGTTACCAGCATCGATTGGAGAACTAAGGGCGCAGTCACACCAGTTAAAGATCAAG GTCGTTGCGGTTCGTGCTACTCGTTCTCGGCTCTCGGAGCTCTGGAGGGACAGAACTTCAACAAGACGGGCAAGCTGGTCAACCTATCGGAACAAAACATCGTTGACTGTACTCTTTCCTATGGAAACAATGGTTGCAACGGCGGTAGCATGACCACCGTTTTCAAATACGTGAAGGCCAACAACGGAGTTGATACTACCGCGACTTATCCTTACAAGGGCGTTGTTGCAGCCACCTGCGGTTTCAACGCGGCCAACGTTGGAGCTACTGCTACGGGCTATGTGCTTCTGCCGGTGAGTGAAGCTTCCCTGCAAACTGCTGTCGCCACCATTGGTCCAGTTTCGGTTGCCATCGATGCCTCTCAGCCGTCTTTCCAGCAGTACAAATCCGGTATCTACTACGATCCGCTGTGCACCAGCACTAAGCTAACTCACGGT GTGCTGGTTGTTGGTTTTGGAACGGCCAACGGTACTGACTACTGGCTGGTCAAGAACTCGTGGGGCACCTCTTGGGGAGAGCAAGGCTACTTCAGGTTGGCACGTAACCAGAACAATCACTGTGGTGTAGCTTCCTACGCTAGCTACCCAACTGTTTAA
- the LOC134291678 gene encoding procathepsin L-like — protein MKCFLILLAIAVAVFAAPNEGDKDEWTSFKGRHRKRYNGTEEHRRRGNFNSNKARIDSHNKRHDHGGASFRLGVNEFSDMSPEEFAQTMNGFKPSGAADQSPRQARAAAPTTTSVTSIDWRTLGAVTPVKAQGRCGSCYSFASMGALESHNFIKTGKLVTLSEQNIIDCTIAYGNYGCNGGSMATVYKYVKANSGVDTGASYPYKGAVSNSCEFNPANIGASITDYVLVPKNEAALQAAVATIGPVSVAIDTSLPSFQLYKSGIYYDPLCSSTKVTHGMLVVGFGTENGTDYWLIKNSYGASWGEQGYLRLARNKNNHCGVASYASYPIV, from the exons ATGAAGTGTTTTCTGATCCTTTTAGCAATCGCTGTCGCGGTTTTCGCTGCTCCGAACGAGGGGGACAAGGATGAGTGGACTTCGTTCAAG GGTCGTCACCGAAAACGGTACAACGGCACCGAAGAACACCGTCGTCGGGGCAACTTCAACAGCAACAAAGCCAGAATCGATAGCCACAACAAGCGTCACGATCATGGTGGTGCGTCTTTCCGTCTAGGGGTCAACGAGTTTTCCGATATGTCTCCGGAGGAATTTGCCCAAACGATGAACGGTTTCAAGCCCAGCGGTGCAGC TGACCAAAGCCCAAGACAAGCACGAGCTGCCGCTCCAACAACTACATCGGTTACCAGCATCGATTGGAGAACGTTGGGCGCTGTGACTCCGGTTAAGGCTCAAG GTCGTTGCGGTTCGTGCTACTCTTTCGCGTCCATGGGGGCTTTGGAATCGCACAACTTCATCAAAACGGGCAAACTGGTCACCCTGTCCGAACAAAACATCATCGACTGCACTATTGCTTACGGAAACTATGGCTGCAATGGCGGAAGCATGGCTACCGTTTACAAATACGTCAAGGCCAACAGTGGAGTTGATACCGGAGCGTCTTATCCATACAAGGGAGCAGTGAGCAATTCCTGTGAATTCAATCCGGCCAACATTGGAGCTTCTATTACGGACTATGTCCTCGTGCCGAAGAATGAAGCCGCGCTGCAAGCTGCGGTCGCCACCATTGGTCCGGTTTCCGTTGCCATCGATACCTCTCTACCGTCGTTCCAACTGTACAAATCCGGTATCTACTATGATCCACTGTGCAGTAGCACGAAGGTCACTCACGGT ATGCTGGTAGTCGGTTTCGGAACGGAGAACGGCACTGACTATTGGCTGATCAAGAACTCGTACGGCGCTTCTTGGGGTGAGCAAGGCTATCTTAGACTGGCACGCAACAAGAACAACCACTGCGGTGTGGCTTCCTACGCCAGTTACCCAATTGTTTAA